One segment of Thermosipho atlanticus DSM 15807 DNA contains the following:
- a CDS encoding cobalamin B12-binding domain-containing protein has protein sequence MKKKIRVLIAKPGLDGHDRGAKVVAKALRDAGMEVIYTGLRQTPEQIVRSAIQEDVDLIGLSILSGAHMNICEKLLKFMKENGIEDVPVFVGGIIPPDDVETLKKMGIKEVFGPGTPLSTIVEKIRKIFSEVES, from the coding sequence GTGAAAAAGAAAATAAGAGTTTTGATAGCTAAGCCTGGGTTAGATGGGCATGATAGAGGGGCAAAAGTTGTTGCAAAAGCTTTGAGAGATGCAGGGATGGAAGTAATTTATACTGGTCTTAGACAGACGCCTGAACAAATAGTAAGAAGCGCCATACAAGAAGATGTTGATTTAATTGGTTTATCAATCTTATCTGGCGCACATATGAATATTTGTGAGAAATTATTAAAATTCATGAAAGAAAACGGAATAGAAGATGTTCCTGTTTTCGTTGGTGGAATAATTCCACCGGATGATGTAGAAACTTTGAAAAAAATGGGAATTAAAGAAGTTTTTGGACCTGGAACACCTCTTTCTACAATTGTGGAAAAAATAAGAAAAATATTTTCGGAGGTAGAAAGTTGA